In Mauremys reevesii isolate NIE-2019 linkage group 13, ASM1616193v1, whole genome shotgun sequence, the sequence GAGCAAGGCGGGGCTGAAAGAATCTTGTCTCCatactccccagcacctcctcaaGTCTCCTCTAGCTTTCAGGGTGGGATACTGATTGTGGCTGCGAAGGTGAACACAGTTTTCAAAACCACAGCTCATCAATGGGCAAGGGAAACAATACTTCAGTGCTTAAATGCCAGCagctgaagaagtgttttttttacccacaaaagcttatgctcaaataaatctgttagtctttaagatgccaccggactcctcattattttagTAGCTGGAACTGCCCCCCTGTCCAGCCAGCACTAGTACATGAGCCACCAGAATGCAGGAGTTAAAACAAGGCATAAACTAGGCCAACCATCTCCCACTGGCAAAATCCCCTGAACCTAACAAGTTCCACAGTGCAAGCCATCTGGTGATGAGCAGAATAGActgtggacttcagtgggaaaacACCTACTCATGTTAACACAAACTCATTAAAAGGCTACGCAAGTTTGGTGCTCAGGAGAGCAGGTGGAAACAAATGTGATGGGAGCCAGGTATACAGCAGGAGGAGTTTTGGTTGGCTCTCTTTACACAGTTTTAGCCATGCACCTTAATTCTCAGACTACATGGAGGACAGATACCCAGGGGAAGAAGGGCTACTTTATTTCTGAGCAAATCAGAAGGTGAATTCTTATCTCCAGAGGTGGAGAGCTAGCATATCATCCATCCCACTTGGTCGCAAAGCCCACCCCCGGCATTTTAGGGTCATTGCATTAACAAAGGTGGAAGGAAGGTTCAGTCCTGAGCTGGGTTCCCGACCACTGTCCGACATGCTAAGGAACAAGGGCTTCCATCTCAAGAGCCAGCCTGGATTATGGGGGCTGCCAAAAGGGTTCCTCCAACATCCAAGGAGGCTGAGAAGAAAGAGGGATTCAGACAAGCCTGGTTGGTGGGCTCTGCCACAATGGAGTGACCCCTTGTGGCAAACCGCTAAGAATGCGCAGGGAAAGGCCCATTCCAGTTGCATTTGTTTCACTATGGACATCTAGGACAATTACTAGCATGCACAAGGCGTTCAGCCAGTTACATTTTGATCAGACTTGTACTATAGTTGAGTGGGGAGCGCGGTCCCCTTGGAAGTGAGACATGTTCTTACCCAACCGCCATTCTCTTGGATCCAGGGATCTAGGTGGTCAGTCAGGTAAGTGGTCATCCATGAGACGATGCGTCCAACCAACACCTGCATCTCCTTGTCGACACTCTCCACACACAGGGCTCCTCCAAAGGAGAAAAAAGCCACAATGCGCCCCCAGTTCACTCCGTCCCGGAAGAGTTCATTCACTACCTGCTCAAAGCTCTGGTATGCCGTGCCAGGGGTGATGTGGAGTTGGGAAGTGAGGTCACTGAAAGCCCTCCGATACCTCAATTCAAACTCATCTCCTGCCTCTCTCAGCGCCTGCCTCACTCCAGTTGCTGGAACCCTTTCATGGGCTTCAAGGCTGTTACTATGCCCAGCAGCCCCGTTCACTATGTGGCTGGCACCTGGATGCCAGGATGGACTCCCATTAGGGACACTTGCCATCTCAGCCTCTTCTGCAGAATCAGTCCTGATCTCATCCTCCCCCTCGAACCGACTCCAGCTGTATCCCCTCTGCGATAGCTTGTAGGAGAGAAAGTCAATCACTAATTCCCTGTTAGTGTTCGACATTTTCACATTAGGGGGATTCTCATGGAGTCCATGGTCCAGAACACAAGCTGACCAACGTGCTTACCAGGTCCAGACTCTGCTCTCCTCTGGAGTCAAGGCAAACATCTGAACCCTGAGCAGACAATCTTTAGAGGGAAAAGAGAGGCAAATAAACTGTTAATACAACATTATACTCACTGTTGAGGCATTAACATCAGTAGCTTCTTCCTAAACTGAAACCCTCAAGTGTTTTTGCAGCTGTACGTTAGGCAGAACCTCAGAAAACTGCTGGAAAACCATCAATTTCTATGAGAACTAGGCTGAAAACCCTTGGACTTGCTTCTGAAACAGCCACAAGTCACATGCACATGAAATGCAATCAGTTCAGCCACCTCTACATGAATGAGAGAAAGCCTGAAAGCTCTTTTGTCATGTAGCTGCGCAGAAGGTTGAGGGGTTTCTACACCTCTGCATAAGGTCAACAAGGGCTCAGTGCCCAGCCAGCCACTGCCGCTAGTCTCAAATCTAGCCGCAGAAGAAAAAGCAGCTCTTGCAGAAGTGATCATGCGACACTGCAGGCTGGAAATTTGAAAGCAAAGAAAGAGGCTTTGGAGCCCCGAGAGCTCACCCTCTGCCTGTTCCTCCATTACCTTGATTGAGTGGTGCATGCAGCTCTGCTCTGCAGCAGTAACGCAAAGAGCCCTCCCTCCGTCCCTCacgcccccttcctccccgcctCCCAGAGAAGATCAAAgctcttcctgttttttttttttaaagggacccGTACTACTGGGTGAGGTCCCTTGAAATATTTGCTTGTGCACTAAAGGAACAATGCAGCCCTCTCTCACTCCTGTCAAGTAACATTTTCCAACAATTAGAGAGGCTCAGCCTAGAACAATAGCAGCTGCCAGCCTGCACAGGGGAGTTGTTTTAGGCTTTACAGCATCATTTTCCTTTTTCCATTCCAGAGAGGATTAGCCCTGGGTTGAGTTTCACCAGCTTCCAGGTGCATTGAAGCTGCACAGTTCCTCTTTGCTGGATTTGGGTGCCACTACATCCTTAGGAGATCCTATAACGGACCCCTTATGTGTTTTACTGGAATCCCAGTTATAGGTTCACACCCTCAACCCTACTTTGTTAGCAAAAGTTGGGAGAGGAAGTCACATAATAGTTTCAGAGTGCCCATGAAAAGCAAGCAAAGACTGGAAGCACATTAAATCTATGCTGTATTACTTCTGATGTAGTTAATCATTGCAGAGGGAGTTTTCCAGGTAAAAGGAATGCACACAATCACATATAAAAGTGGGCGACACTTAGCACCATTGAATTTTGAGGGAACCCCTGTAACATTACCAGAGAACCCTAGAGTAATATAAGGACAGAAATAACCCTACAGAAATGTGCCCCAGATACATTCTTTTTCAATGTCTTACCATCACAAATACAGTCGTCATCTACCAGGGAAAGGGGGCCAGGGTTTTCTGTTATTCTAAATATTCAGAGCTTTCTGTAACCAGTTGTATTAAGAAACCTTATTGTTCCACAGAGAAATCACCAGGTAGTTCAGTCATTGACTGAAGTTACCTTCATCTCAATACTCTTTATTAAAAGCATTTTACTGTATTCAGTTCTATGATTTTACTAGGAGCAGCTTCTCTCTTCCCCATTTCCACCCTGCCCTAGGTCCTACAAGGGGAAGCAGCATAGGGTGGCCTCACCTAAACCACAAGGATTTGTAACAATAGACAGGATACATAGGCTCCCTATCAGAATATGGGTTGGAGAGAGAACACACATGCATGTTTCTACTTACCCTCTAGAGTAgctgctgggagaaagctctggCCTGGGAAATCTCAGTTCACCGCCCCTGTCAGaccagctgcagaggagaaagaCAGCCACTGACTCAGCACGCAGTAGGCTGCTCCCTGACCCTCCCACAACAAGATGCATTGAgctgccctgctccccatccctcatgtccctcccccaccagtCTTCTAACActtcccttgccccaccccctttccAGCCCCCAGATCTTTGGAACTCTATACATAGCAAGAGTCCCCTCCCGCTGCTGCCCTCTCTCTCAGGCATTTGTAGTAAGCCCCTCAACACAACAGCTACATGCCAAATATATTTTGCTCAGACACCTTACACAGAGGTCCTaggtttttattgttgttttgtttttaaattcattcTCCTGTCTTCATCAGCGCTAGAAGCTTTTAAAATCTCCCTCTGAAAGCAAACAGGCTTGGGCTAGTTCTTATATCCTCTCCTGAGGAGCTCCAGTTGAGAACTGTGTGTTGAGAAGGCTTTGTCTTGCAAATTTCATGTCAGCCAGAGCATTCACTTGGCTTGGAGCACATCTGTTTCACAGGGTCACAGATGTGAAGGTGATCTCCAAGATAATCAAGATCTAGTCTGTACTGTTCCTTAAAAGCAAAAATTGTTATTCACCTATCTGAATTATTAGTTGGGttaaaacaaataatttagataaattcctggaggataaggccaccaatggctattagccaaggtggtcagggtgtccctaaacctctgactgctagaagctgggactggatgacaggaatTGGATTGCGTGTTAATTGCCCTGCTGTTAATTTTCTTCTGAAGATCTGGCAGTGGGCATTGTGAGAAGATAggctattgggctagatggactattggtctttcccattatggttgttcttataTTCTAGAATGAACTGGGAGCCCCTGGACTCTTTTAAGTCCCCATGTGATGAGTCCTTAGCAGTTTCTTTCTTTAAAGAAAGTCTGCTGCATGCTGCACAAGTTAGAATTTCTATGTAGCATTCATCTTCAGACCCAGGTGGACTTACAGTAGTTAACTGAAATTAGTTTTTAAGTACTCATCCAAAAGAAACAGCTGCAATCTTCTGGCAAGGTGGCAAAAGGTGGTCTTTCTTGCCAGTGTTGCAATCCATATATCTAGGAGAACCCAAGAGTTCATACTTCTTTGCTGTTTGGAGGGATGCATGCCATCAGCAGAGGGTGCAGAATTAGAACCCATGGCATTTCATAAACTTTCCAGTGGGTCTCACGTATATGTTGAAAAGTAGAGTGGGCATGATTAATTGTTGTAGGATCTGTTGGGATTAATGAAGCTCACTCAGTACTATGCCACCGACTCCTGATAGGTCTTGCATGTGAATCAGCATCATTTTTTACCTTAACCTTTGTTACTTTTTGGAGGCGGGAGGCTAAAGTTCCAGCACCCTTTATTGTGAAGAAAACCCTACAGATGTAACCCACTGATGCTGAGAGCTGGAAGTTTGTCACAGTGATCATAGCTTATTCATAGTATCCTACAAGCCCATCCAGGGCAGGCTGTTGGGACACTGGCAACCCTCTCCTGTGGGACCCTCTTTTTTCCTGGCTGTGGGAGAGGTACCAATTAGTTGCTGCTGATGGCTCTATGCTACCAGAAACTCCCTCTTAGCTGGTTGCCCACAGAGGAATTGGCTTCTTTGCTGAACAGCCAGTGTGATTTCTGAGCCAAGAGTAGCAGGATGGGCTAATGGGCTAAGCCCAGGACTCCTGCCTTCCAGGCACTGACTCCCTTGGCTTTGGGAGTTCCGCCTTCCAGTTCCCTTGTCCGCGTGCGATGGGGGGGAAGGACACGCACAGCGGAGGCTTAGGGGTGAATGAGAGAATGGCTGTAACCCAGGACCTGAGATCCGCCCTAGCCAAAGGCCCTACTGCGgacagccccagcactgggagccggcCAAGGGAGGGGAACAGACAGCAGGAGAAGAGGAGACACACTGTGGAGATGGAGatcctcccctcctcctttcccctcccccacctctgcccctccccatggccccgccccctgggggGGTCAGGGGCGGGACCAACAGGCATCCTCCCATTGGCAGCTTCCGGTTGTCACTCACGCCTTGCCTGCCCCACTCCGCTCTCACCTCGGAGGCCGGCAaagaccccaaccccctgctccccgcgGAGGAAGACGCCGGGGCAGAGATCGCTGGGGACCCGCGGGGCCTGAGCCGCTTCAGCGGCCTCCTCCCCCAACGGCCTCCTTGTCAGGGCTGGGCGGGGCTGAGAGGGGAGTACGCATGCGCGAATGGGTCTCACGCTTGGGACGG encodes:
- the BCL2L1 gene encoding bcl-2-like protein 1; amino-acid sequence: MSNTNRELVIDFLSYKLSQRGYSWSRFEGEDEIRTDSAEEAEMASVPNGSPSWHPGASHIVNGAAGHSNSLEAHERVPATGVRQALREAGDEFELRYRRAFSDLTSQLHITPGTAYQSFEQVVNELFRDGVNWGRIVAFFSFGGALCVESVDKEMQVLVGRIVSWMTTYLTDHLDPWIQENGGWERFVDLYGNDAAAKSRKGQEQFNRWLLTGATLAGVLLLGSLLSRK